In Niallia sp. FSL W8-0635, one genomic interval encodes:
- a CDS encoding ABC transporter ATP-binding protein, which yields MARNKFNVDEELETEFNWSHYKRIGAYIKPYKKALFITLLIILTANVAGMLGPFFTKIAIDEIIPDKNIPLLIGISALFLLSLVVIGICMRYRIQWITDIGQNILKDMRLDIFQHLQKLPFSYFDNRPHGKILIRVVNYINTLSDLLSNGLINLISDIISVIITLIFMFAIDAKLTLYSLALLPILGILVWVIKNMQRKAYQVLSNKQSNMNAYIHESIAGIKITQSFAREEENYEIFDEVSNETRTSWLKAVSIQFLLWPGVQNISVLTTSLIYFVGIRQIGVDVSTGTLVAFIGYVNNFWNPVINMGNFYNALITASAYLERIFETLDVEPDIKDNPKAIEMPTIKGNVTFDHVSFRYEEGKNILNDVSFHINAGESIALVGPTGAGKSTIINLLCRFYDVNEGSVKIDDFDVRIVTLKSLRSQMGVMLQDTFVFSGTILDNIRYGKLDATENEIIEAAKIVRAHDFIKDLKDGYHTVVEERGSTLSAGQRQLISFARALLANPKILILDEATSSIDTKTEELLQEGITELLKGRTSFIIAHRLSTIKNSSQIFYVDGGRIAEKGTHEQLMAKKGLYYHLYQSQYDLLKVM from the coding sequence TTGGCCCGTAATAAATTTAATGTCGATGAAGAATTAGAAACTGAATTTAATTGGAGTCATTATAAACGAATTGGTGCTTATATTAAACCATATAAAAAAGCATTGTTTATTACATTGCTAATCATCTTAACTGCCAACGTAGCAGGGATGCTCGGTCCGTTTTTTACTAAAATAGCGATAGATGAAATCATACCAGATAAAAATATTCCACTTTTAATTGGAATCAGTGCATTATTTTTGTTATCACTTGTGGTGATTGGTATTTGTATGCGATATCGGATTCAATGGATTACAGATATCGGTCAAAATATTTTAAAGGATATGCGATTAGATATTTTTCAGCACTTGCAAAAATTACCTTTTTCCTATTTTGATAATCGTCCCCACGGAAAAATTTTGATAAGAGTAGTTAACTATATTAATACGCTGAGTGATCTATTAAGCAACGGCTTAATTAATCTTATCTCTGATATAATCAGTGTCATCATTACGTTAATTTTTATGTTTGCAATTGATGCTAAACTTACGTTATATAGTTTAGCACTTCTTCCTATTTTAGGAATATTGGTATGGGTTATTAAAAATATGCAAAGAAAAGCTTACCAAGTTTTAAGTAATAAGCAATCCAATATGAATGCGTATATTCATGAAAGTATTGCTGGGATAAAAATTACACAATCATTTGCAAGAGAAGAAGAGAATTATGAGATATTTGACGAAGTAAGTAATGAAACAAGAACCTCTTGGCTGAAGGCTGTTTCCATCCAGTTTTTATTATGGCCAGGTGTGCAAAATATTTCAGTTTTGACGACAAGTTTAATTTACTTCGTAGGGATTCGCCAGATTGGGGTGGATGTCAGTACTGGTACACTAGTTGCGTTTATTGGATATGTTAATAATTTTTGGAACCCGGTAATTAATATGGGGAATTTCTATAATGCTCTTATTACTGCGTCTGCTTATTTGGAAAGGATTTTTGAAACATTAGATGTGGAACCAGATATTAAGGATAATCCTAAAGCAATTGAGATGCCAACCATTAAAGGCAATGTAACCTTTGATCATGTCTCGTTTCGTTATGAAGAAGGGAAAAACATCCTTAATGATGTCAGTTTCCATATAAATGCAGGAGAAAGTATAGCACTGGTCGGACCCACTGGTGCAGGAAAGTCAACCATCATTAATTTACTTTGTAGGTTTTATGATGTCAATGAAGGGAGTGTTAAAATAGATGATTTTGACGTAAGAATTGTGACGTTGAAATCTCTTCGTTCCCAAATGGGTGTAATGCTTCAAGATACATTTGTATTTTCAGGAACAATCTTGGATAATATTCGTTATGGAAAGTTAGATGCAACAGAAAATGAGATAATTGAAGCTGCTAAAATTGTCAGAGCGCATGACTTCATTAAAGATTTAAAGGACGGATATCATACGGTAGTGGAAGAACGAGGAAGTACTTTATCAGCAGGACAAAGGCAATTAATATCCTTTGCGCGGGCACTCTTAGCAAATCCCAAAATATTAATTTTAGATGAAGCAACAAGTAGTATTGATACAAAAACGGAGGAACTTCTTCAAGAAGGAATAACTGAATTACTAAAGGGAAGGACTTCTTTTATCATCGCCCATCGTCTTTCGACTATTAAAAATAGCAGTCAAATATTCTATGTAGATGGAGGTAGAATTGCAGAAAAAGGCACACATGAGCAACTAATGGCAAAAAAAGGACTGTATTATCATTTGTATCAATCACAATATGATTTACTAAAGGTTATGTAA
- a CDS encoding ABC transporter ATP-binding protein, with amino-acid sequence MNNYQWIWSYVKKNKKKVISATLILLANSFFVVIIPILSGRLIDEVIENNQVQLLVPILLAMIGATLIRTVTRYIYQLLYERVGQDAQFDIRQDMYKKLQELDFDFFNHNRVGDIMARMTGDMDAIRHFVSWVCYNIAECVIWFAVAIIVMMNIDWRLTLGLVAVTPIIFIFTQKMSRSAHPVFLEIRESFSRLNSMVEENISGNRVVKAFSREGYEIEKFNHFNDDYRKRNLDSANVSKKYLPWLDGFAGVLAVITLLLGGLFVIQGSMSIGELVAFNGFMWLLNMPMRMSGWLINDVQRFNASCVKIRNLLSTEPQIMVEERKHGKKISGYVTFNNVSFAFSDDPETLILKNVSFTVRPGQTVGILGETGAGKSTLVNLIARFYDPTDGEVLIDHVNAKEWPVRKLRDQISMVMQDIFLFSNTIEENISFGNPYLNMEQIQRVAAIADAHNFIVRMPEGYNTIVGERGVGLSGGQKQRISLARALAKDPSILILDDTTSAVDMETESKIQKELNQLTQNKTTFIIAHRISSVRDADFILVLDKGEVKEQGTHSELVGKKGIYYDVYKRQLGLVEQEEGGATIGP; translated from the coding sequence TTGAATAATTATCAATGGATTTGGAGTTATGTAAAGAAGAATAAGAAAAAAGTAATTAGTGCAACATTGATTTTATTGGCAAATTCCTTCTTTGTAGTGATTATTCCTATTTTAAGTGGAAGATTGATTGATGAAGTCATTGAGAATAATCAAGTACAACTTTTAGTTCCAATTCTATTAGCAATGATAGGGGCAACTCTTATTAGAACTGTTACACGATACATATACCAACTGTTATACGAACGTGTTGGTCAGGATGCACAGTTTGATATTAGGCAAGATATGTACAAAAAATTACAAGAGCTTGATTTTGATTTTTTCAATCATAACCGCGTAGGAGATATTATGGCGAGAATGACAGGAGATATGGATGCTATTCGTCATTTCGTTTCATGGGTTTGTTACAATATCGCTGAATGTGTCATTTGGTTTGCTGTAGCTATTATCGTTATGATGAATATCGATTGGAGATTAACTTTAGGTCTAGTTGCTGTCACACCGATTATTTTTATTTTTACACAAAAAATGTCCAGATCGGCGCATCCGGTATTTTTAGAAATTCGAGAAAGTTTTTCTAGGCTGAATTCAATGGTGGAAGAAAATATTAGTGGAAATCGTGTGGTTAAAGCTTTTTCGAGGGAAGGATACGAAATTGAAAAATTTAATCATTTTAATGATGATTATCGAAAGCGTAATCTAGATTCTGCTAATGTATCGAAAAAATACTTACCATGGCTAGATGGCTTCGCAGGAGTGCTTGCTGTTATTACATTATTACTAGGGGGATTATTCGTAATACAAGGTAGTATGTCGATTGGGGAGTTAGTAGCTTTTAATGGATTTATGTGGTTGTTAAATATGCCGATGCGGATGAGCGGATGGTTAATAAATGATGTACAGCGCTTTAATGCATCCTGTGTAAAAATACGAAACTTGTTAAGTACGGAACCGCAAATAATGGTGGAAGAAAGAAAACACGGTAAGAAAATTTCCGGCTATGTAACTTTTAATAACGTCTCTTTTGCGTTTTCCGATGATCCAGAAACATTAATTTTAAAGAATGTCTCTTTTACTGTCCGACCTGGGCAAACAGTGGGGATTCTAGGGGAAACTGGAGCCGGAAAATCAACGCTAGTAAACTTGATTGCGAGATTTTATGATCCGACAGATGGAGAAGTATTAATCGATCACGTAAATGCGAAAGAATGGCCAGTGCGGAAGCTCCGTGATCAGATTTCCATGGTTATGCAAGATATTTTCTTGTTTTCAAATACAATTGAAGAAAACATTTCCTTTGGAAATCCATATTTGAATATGGAACAGATTCAGCGAGTTGCCGCTATAGCTGATGCTCATAATTTTATTGTCAGAATGCCTGAAGGTTACAATACAATTGTTGGAGAGCGTGGAGTTGGATTATCAGGAGGTCAAAAGCAAAGGATTTCCTTAGCTAGAGCATTAGCAAAGGATCCATCCATCTTAATTTTGGATGATACAACATCCGCGGTAGATATGGAGACAGAAAGTAAAATCCAAAAGGAATTAAATCAGTTAACCCAAAATAAAACAACATTTATTATTGCGCATCGTATTTCATCTGTAAGGGATGCAGATTTTATTTTAGTTCTCGACAAAGGAGAAGTAAAAGAACAAGGTACACATTCGGAGCTTGTTGGGAAAAAAGGGATCTATTACGATGTTTACAAAAGGCAGCTAGGATTAGTAGAGCAGGAAGAAGGGGGAGCAACCATTGGCCCGTAA
- a CDS encoding helix-turn-helix domain-containing protein: protein MLYYQSNYFGQNGDFDRISAFNPTNLPHFHRSMELVMVDEGKLDLTIQNKTYTLHAGENALILSNQIHSLQSKQKNHSWIYVFSPELVNQFYQASKNKDLIHPIFQLQPTFCEMIKDVLTNNKSSMIAKKGVLYLICSELLNQTAFKEETRRDDYLLHDLLNYIQNHFTEELSLKDLSQKFGYDYSYLSRFFTKILKVPFVEFLNGHRVTLASQLLKTTDSKITEIADIVGYRNIRSFNRNFEKIMNTTPSNYRKIYMESY, encoded by the coding sequence ATGTTATACTATCAATCAAATTATTTCGGACAAAATGGAGATTTTGATCGTATTTCAGCATTCAATCCTACTAATCTCCCGCATTTCCATCGTAGCATGGAGCTAGTGATGGTTGATGAAGGAAAATTGGACCTTACAATCCAAAATAAAACATATACCCTTCACGCCGGAGAAAACGCTCTCATTCTTTCGAATCAAATACATAGCTTACAAAGCAAGCAAAAAAACCACTCCTGGATTTATGTCTTTTCTCCAGAATTGGTCAATCAATTTTATCAAGCAAGTAAAAATAAAGATTTAATTCATCCAATATTCCAGTTGCAGCCTACTTTCTGCGAGATGATAAAAGACGTCTTAACAAATAATAAAAGCTCGATGATTGCCAAAAAAGGGGTACTTTATTTAATCTGCTCCGAATTATTAAACCAAACAGCTTTTAAAGAGGAAACGAGAAGAGATGATTATTTACTACACGATTTACTAAACTATATCCAAAATCATTTTACAGAGGAACTTTCATTAAAAGATTTGTCCCAAAAATTTGGTTATGACTATTCCTATCTTTCAAGATTTTTTACAAAAATACTTAAAGTACCATTTGTTGAATTCCTAAATGGTCATCGCGTCACATTAGCTTCTCAATTATTAAAAACTACAGATAGTAAGATTACAGAAATTGCCGATATAGTTGGATACCGAAACATTCGTAGCTTTAATCGTAATTTCGAAAAAATTATGAACACTACTCCAAGTAATTACCGAAAAATTTATATGGAAAGTTATTAG